In Dysgonomonadaceae bacterium zrk40, one genomic interval encodes:
- a CDS encoding TonB-dependent receptor produces the protein MKKGLLLLGLLLTHALTSLYADEPVVTPEVNGINQQKIEVSGTVTDQLGEPIPGATVKEIGTTNGVVTDIDGHFMISVLSSGARLEFSFLGYTPYEHVVNGPLNNLIVTLTEEVSELDELVVIGYGSMKKRDISGSISTISNESLQNTPVKNVMSALQGRASGVQVVSNSGAPGDGISVTVRGQSTLNSGNEPLYVIDGVPVESNSLSQLNGYDSHGLNPLADINPQDIESIEILKDGSSTAIYGSRAANGVVLITTKRGKEGKAQINVNLYTGVSTITRKLSVLNATQWRDIIIDTYKNLDAYNNAVNPSEPHWTAIDSLNPMNSGDVDWQEVMYRTAFQKQASISVIGGNQAARYSLSSSFLDQDGILLNSNYKRITSRLNTDFKITEKVNAGYSVSFTHGKNNRINAGGTGNHSLVQSILVRPPVYSLTYPDGSPINYFNGKRNPVGLANEATHLNTTNRIIGNQYVEWEILKDLRFKTNVSLDFITMKEDEFYPTTVDYRAGWNSGAVRATQNLTWANENYLTYNRTFQDRHNFSILGGFSQQEWKTETTGLDGQFFASDNIRTLNGAGTISGQSVNGTYEHSLMSVFGRVGYDYLGRYLLQATMRADGSSRFGKEKKWGTFPSASFAWRFSDESLFKNMKNLEDGKLRFSVGQTGNESIGNYVSQGEFSLNAKYLDYSGATPTAMPNKNLSWETTTQYNAGIDLSLFNGRIYLTADAYQKNTTDLLFNVPIPETTGFGSISQNIGEIRNRGLEFALTTQNLTGKFRWSTSFNIGMNRNKIISLPENILTNGFIQNGTYHILKVDEPIGTFYGWKFLGVYARDEDNTQQVKYGSANGKVFRGGDPIWDDLNGDKIIDDQDKQIIGNAQPLFTGGLNNDFAYKNFTLNFFLQFSYGNDIYSNLNMMRNWVFAYNNVSTDALHRWRKQGDITDFPRPIRNDPLRNEYLRVSDRWIEDGSYMRLKNVTLAYNLPKRMADKIFLEGLQLYVTGENLITWTHYTAYDPDVSSFSGLRVGVDDGSYPHSRTFVFGLNINF, from the coding sequence ATGAAAAAAGGTTTGCTCCTGTTAGGGCTGCTGTTGACCCACGCACTGACTTCACTCTATGCCGATGAACCGGTAGTAACCCCTGAGGTCAATGGAATAAACCAACAAAAAATTGAGGTTTCCGGAACGGTTACAGACCAGTTGGGTGAACCAATACCGGGAGCTACGGTAAAAGAAATTGGAACCACCAATGGTGTGGTGACCGATATCGATGGGCATTTTATGATCTCTGTCCTGTCGAGTGGCGCACGACTAGAATTCTCGTTCCTGGGCTACACACCCTATGAGCATGTCGTGAATGGTCCTTTGAACAATTTAATTGTCACGCTGACTGAAGAGGTGAGTGAGCTCGATGAACTGGTGGTGATTGGATACGGAAGCATGAAAAAAAGAGATATTTCCGGTTCCATCTCAACCATCAGCAATGAAAGCCTGCAAAATACCCCCGTGAAGAATGTGATGTCTGCCCTCCAGGGGCGTGCATCGGGCGTACAGGTTGTTTCCAACTCCGGAGCCCCGGGTGATGGGATTTCCGTAACGGTACGCGGTCAATCTACCTTGAACTCCGGGAATGAACCTCTCTATGTGATTGATGGGGTGCCGGTAGAATCCAACTCGCTGTCTCAGTTGAATGGATACGACTCACATGGTCTTAACCCGTTGGCCGACATCAATCCTCAGGACATCGAATCGATCGAGATCCTCAAGGATGGCTCTTCAACGGCCATCTACGGATCAAGAGCTGCGAACGGTGTTGTGTTGATTACCACCAAAAGAGGGAAAGAAGGCAAGGCGCAGATCAACGTCAATCTCTACACCGGTGTCAGCACCATCACCAGGAAACTGAGTGTGCTCAATGCCACACAGTGGCGAGACATCATCATTGATACCTACAAGAACCTGGATGCATACAACAATGCGGTGAACCCCTCAGAACCACACTGGACTGCCATTGACTCACTTAACCCCATGAACAGCGGTGATGTGGACTGGCAGGAGGTGATGTACCGTACGGCTTTCCAGAAACAGGCCAGCATATCGGTTATCGGAGGGAATCAGGCTGCCAGATATTCTTTAAGCAGTTCTTTCCTTGATCAGGATGGTATCTTACTCAACTCTAACTACAAAAGAATCACATCAAGGCTCAATACCGACTTTAAGATTACGGAGAAAGTGAATGCCGGATACAGTGTCTCCTTTACGCACGGTAAGAACAACAGAATCAATGCCGGGGGTACCGGAAACCATAGCTTGGTGCAATCCATTCTGGTCAGACCTCCTGTCTATTCGCTCACTTATCCTGATGGCTCACCCATCAATTATTTCAATGGCAAAAGAAATCCGGTGGGGTTGGCCAACGAGGCAACCCACTTGAACACAACCAACAGAATCATCGGAAATCAATATGTTGAGTGGGAGATTCTCAAGGATTTACGATTCAAAACGAACGTGAGTCTTGACTTCATCACCATGAAAGAGGATGAATTCTACCCCACCACAGTTGATTACAGAGCAGGATGGAACTCCGGTGCAGTACGTGCCACCCAGAATCTTACCTGGGCCAACGAAAACTATTTGACATACAACCGTACCTTTCAGGATCGTCATAACTTTTCAATCCTGGGTGGGTTTAGCCAGCAGGAATGGAAGACTGAAACTACCGGTTTAGACGGCCAGTTCTTTGCCAGCGACAATATCCGCACACTGAATGGTGCCGGTACTATTTCGGGCCAGAGTGTCAATGGAACCTATGAGCACAGCCTAATGTCGGTGTTCGGACGTGTAGGCTATGATTATCTTGGCAGATACCTCTTACAGGCTACCATGAGAGCTGACGGCTCCTCCCGCTTTGGTAAGGAGAAGAAGTGGGGTACTTTCCCCTCTGCATCGTTTGCATGGCGCTTCTCCGATGAATCACTCTTCAAAAACATGAAGAACCTCGAGGATGGAAAGCTGAGGTTTAGCGTGGGACAGACCGGGAATGAATCAATCGGCAATTATGTGTCACAGGGTGAGTTCAGTTTGAATGCCAAGTACCTCGATTACTCCGGTGCAACACCCACGGCGATGCCCAATAAAAACCTCTCCTGGGAAACAACTACTCAGTACAACGCAGGGATTGACCTTTCACTTTTCAACGGACGCATCTACCTGACAGCTGATGCCTACCAGAAGAATACCACCGATCTCTTGTTCAATGTGCCCATCCCCGAGACTACCGGGTTTGGTTCCATCAGCCAGAACATTGGTGAAATTCGCAACAGGGGACTTGAGTTTGCGCTAACCACACAGAACTTAACCGGTAAGTTCAGGTGGTCCACAAGTTTCAACATCGGGATGAACAGAAACAAAATTATCAGCCTCCCGGAGAATATCTTAACCAATGGTTTCATTCAAAACGGTACATACCATATCCTGAAGGTGGATGAACCAATTGGCACATTCTACGGCTGGAAGTTCTTAGGCGTCTATGCCCGTGATGAGGACAATACACAACAGGTGAAATATGGTTCTGCCAACGGAAAGGTATTCCGTGGGGGAGATCCCATATGGGATGACCTGAATGGCGACAAAATCATCGACGACCAGGATAAACAGATCATCGGGAATGCACAACCCCTGTTTACCGGCGGCTTGAACAATGATTTTGCCTACAAGAACTTCACCCTGAATTTTTTCCTGCAATTCTCGTACGGAAATGACATATACAGCAACCTGAATATGATGCGCAACTGGGTCTTCGCATACAACAACGTATCAACCGATGCATTGCACCGGTGGAGAAAACAGGGAGACATCACTGATTTTCCGCGTCCCATTCGAAACGACCCTTTGAGAAATGAGTACCTTCGTGTCTCTGATCGTTGGATTGAGGATGGCTCTTACATGCGATTGAAGAATGTAACCCTGGCCTACAATCTTCCAAAAAGAATGGCTGATAAAATCTTCCTCGAAGGGTTGCAGCTCTACGTTACGGGAGAGAACCTCATTACCTGGACACACTATACAGCCTACGACCCGGATGTGAGTTCATTCAGTGGTTTGCGTGTCGGTGTAGATGATGGCTCATACCCACACAGCCGTACGTTTGTATTTGGATTGAACATTAATTTTTAA
- the ftsY gene encoding signal recognition particle-docking protein FtsY: MGLFDRFTKGKKETLDKGLEKTKESFFSKITRAVAGKSKVDDDVLDQLEEVLVTSDVGVETTLKIIERIEERVARDKYVTTDELTTILREEIALLLTENNSDDLSEFSVPQEKKPYVIMVVGVNGVGKTTTIGKLAWQFKQKGLSVYLGAADTFRAAAVEQLDIWGQRVGVPVVKQKMGADPASVAFDAVSSAKAHNADVVIIDTAGRLHNKVSLMNELTKIKQVMSKIIPDAPDEVLLVLDGSTGQNAFEQAKHFTAATEVTALAITKLDGTAKGGVVIGISDQFRIPVKYIGLGEGIEDLQVFRRKEFVASLFGE; encoded by the coding sequence ATGGGGCTTTTTGACAGATTCACCAAGGGTAAGAAGGAGACACTCGACAAAGGTCTGGAGAAGACCAAGGAGAGCTTCTTCTCGAAGATCACCCGTGCCGTTGCCGGCAAATCGAAGGTCGACGATGATGTGCTGGACCAGCTGGAAGAGGTGCTGGTCACCTCCGACGTGGGGGTGGAGACCACCCTCAAGATCATCGAACGCATCGAGGAGCGGGTAGCCCGCGACAAGTATGTGACCACCGACGAGCTTACCACCATCCTGCGTGAGGAGATTGCGCTGCTGCTCACCGAGAACAACAGCGATGATCTCTCCGAGTTCAGCGTGCCCCAAGAAAAGAAACCCTATGTGATCATGGTGGTGGGTGTGAATGGTGTGGGGAAGACCACCACCATCGGCAAGCTGGCCTGGCAGTTCAAACAGAAGGGACTCTCGGTCTACCTTGGTGCGGCCGACACCTTCCGTGCCGCCGCCGTGGAGCAGCTCGATATCTGGGGACAAAGGGTAGGTGTGCCCGTGGTGAAGCAGAAGATGGGCGCCGATCCCGCCTCCGTGGCGTTCGATGCGGTCAGCTCCGCCAAGGCACACAACGCCGACGTTGTGATCATCGATACCGCGGGGCGTCTGCACAACAAGGTGAGCCTGATGAACGAGCTGACCAAGATCAAGCAGGTGATGAGCAAGATCATCCCCGATGCACCGGACGAGGTGTTGCTGGTGCTCGATGGCTCCACCGGCCAGAACGCCTTCGAACAGGCCAAACACTTCACTGCCGCCACCGAGGTGACCGCACTGGCCATCACCAAGCTCGATGGCACCGCCAAGGGGGGCGTGGTGATTGGAATCTCCGACCAGTTCCGCATCCCGGTGAAGTACATCGGCCTGGGTGAGGGGATTGAAGACCTGCAGGTGTTCCGCAGGAAAGAGTTTGTCGCTTCCCTCTTCGGGGAATAA
- a CDS encoding HU family DNA-binding protein has product MTHDETTSILANRLDWTETKVNELMQATAEVMGEYLSEPGTLTLPGVGQLISHKEREYISLNPETGERTLMPPAVELDFRLSLNNDRIDVAPLVSLLKKKRPEISDEDAGRLQSEWLTPVRESILRDESIEIPHLGTFQCKPLSETSHDEERFLITFIPSELLRRGVNSYFAHFEPTLLNEGITFDALPVVNMGEENIAESSDNVIVRASATPTPHTAEQESLPEALPEPEEAPNPPAPEQPLVTAEPVEPEPPQVSASNPLSESLRDLPDDAIRQRVVERSRRTKRGRKSTSVWVPIIGGVAIVVAGLFFFNRDTTE; this is encoded by the coding sequence ATGACACACGACGAGACAACATCAATCCTTGCCAATCGTTTGGACTGGACCGAAACAAAGGTGAATGAGCTGATGCAGGCAACAGCTGAGGTGATGGGTGAATACCTCTCAGAGCCGGGCACCCTCACACTGCCGGGAGTGGGTCAGCTGATCTCACATAAAGAACGTGAGTATATCTCGCTCAATCCTGAAACAGGTGAGCGAACCCTGATGCCACCTGCCGTAGAGCTTGATTTCAGGTTGTCCCTGAACAACGATCGGATTGATGTGGCTCCCCTCGTTTCGCTGCTGAAAAAGAAGCGTCCGGAGATTAGCGACGAAGATGCCGGTCGACTGCAGAGCGAATGGCTCACGCCGGTCAGGGAGTCGATTCTTCGTGATGAGAGCATTGAAATACCGCATCTGGGCACCTTCCAATGCAAGCCGCTCAGTGAGACAAGTCATGATGAAGAGCGGTTCCTGATCACTTTCATCCCGTCAGAACTGTTGCGCAGGGGCGTCAACAGTTATTTCGCCCATTTTGAACCCACGCTGCTCAACGAGGGGATCACCTTCGATGCACTGCCCGTTGTGAATATGGGAGAAGAAAACATCGCGGAAAGCAGTGACAACGTGATCGTGCGGGCGTCAGCCACCCCAACGCCGCACACGGCAGAGCAGGAATCACTCCCTGAAGCGCTTCCTGAACCGGAGGAGGCACCAAATCCTCCAGCACCGGAACAGCCTCTCGTAACGGCCGAGCCGGTTGAGCCGGAGCCCCCGCAGGTGAGCGCTTCCAATCCATTGTCCGAATCACTCCGGGATCTGCCCGACGACGCAATCAGGCAAAGAGTTGTGGAAAGGAGCAGAAGGACAAAGAGAGGACGAAAGAGTACCTCTGTCTGGGTTCCGATCATCGGGGGTGTGGCAATTGTTGTTGCCGGGCTTTTTTTTTTCAATCGCGACACGACAGAATGA
- a CDS encoding MFS transporter: protein MNTPNPIPHVQDKSTTIKSMIILALLFFIFGLVSWVNTILIPYFQLTLQLSNFQSYLVTFAFYIAYLIMAIPSSMLLNKIGYKRGMMYGLWCMALGALLFVPAAYWRTYQLFLLGLFLLGVGLAILQSAANPYVTIVGPIDSAAKRMSMVGTGNKLAGVIANLIFAAVVIRESDRVLMKEIEAGVYTGESLEATLDTLIKGVMTPYLILAIALFLFGIIVRYSPLPELDPSVVNKRSAADESSQKHILQYPALILGVLAMFFHIGTQMIALGTSIQYAGTMGESLAGPAQNIPSYTMLLTFFGYFLGIALIPKYIKQRNALLVSSLINLILSVLIITTAGTVHLFGMTTDISLWYLVMMGLPNALLYAGIWPLAINGLGKHTNLGSAFLVMALCGSAIMPIAYNAFVEMNASLSSFEAMKHAYGVLIPCFAYIVWYATWGYRIKSWKSATI from the coding sequence ATGAACACTCCTAACCCGATTCCTCATGTCCAGGACAAAAGTACCACGATCAAGTCGATGATCATCCTGGCTCTCCTTTTCTTTATATTTGGATTGGTTTCATGGGTCAACACCATCCTGATTCCTTACTTCCAATTGACCCTTCAGTTATCAAACTTCCAGTCTTATCTGGTGACCTTCGCTTTCTATATCGCTTATCTCATTATGGCGATACCCTCTTCAATGCTACTGAACAAGATTGGATACAAGCGTGGGATGATGTATGGACTCTGGTGCATGGCCCTGGGGGCGTTACTTTTTGTTCCCGCCGCCTACTGGAGAACCTATCAGCTGTTTCTGCTTGGGCTCTTCCTGCTGGGTGTGGGGCTGGCCATTCTGCAATCGGCTGCCAACCCTTACGTGACAATCGTGGGTCCCATCGATAGTGCCGCCAAGAGAATGAGCATGGTGGGTACCGGTAACAAGCTGGCAGGCGTGATTGCCAACCTGATCTTTGCCGCGGTGGTCATCAGGGAGTCCGACAGGGTGTTGATGAAGGAGATTGAAGCCGGTGTCTACACCGGTGAATCACTTGAGGCAACTCTGGATACGTTGATAAAGGGTGTGATGACCCCTTATCTGATCTTGGCCATCGCACTGTTTCTCTTCGGAATCATTGTGCGATACTCTCCGCTGCCTGAGCTGGATCCCTCTGTTGTAAACAAACGCTCTGCAGCGGATGAGAGTTCACAAAAGCATATCCTGCAGTACCCGGCGCTAATCCTGGGTGTGCTGGCGATGTTCTTTCACATCGGTACTCAGATGATCGCGCTGGGAACCAGCATCCAGTATGCCGGCACAATGGGAGAAAGCCTTGCCGGTCCGGCACAAAACATACCCTCCTACACGATGCTGTTGACCTTCTTCGGCTACTTCCTGGGTATCGCATTGATCCCGAAATATATCAAACAGCGGAATGCCCTTCTGGTCAGTTCTCTGATTAACCTGATCCTCTCTGTGTTGATTATCACCACCGCCGGCACCGTTCACCTATTCGGTATGACCACCGACATCTCGCTCTGGTATCTCGTGATGATGGGGCTGCCCAATGCATTGCTCTATGCCGGCATATGGCCGTTGGCAATCAACGGGTTGGGCAAGCATACCAACCTTGGTTCCGCCTTCCTGGTGATGGCGTTGTGCGGTAGCGCGATCATGCCGATTGCCTACAACGCATTCGTAGAAATGAATGCATCTCTCTCCTCATTTGAGGCGATGAAACATGCGTACGGTGTGCTGATTCCCTGTTTCGCCTACATCGTATGGTATGCCACCTGGGGTTACCGAATCAAATCCTGGAAGAGCGCAACCATTTAA
- a CDS encoding glucosamine-6-phosphate deaminase, with translation MSFTKTNTPLSTFMREQLQVNVFQDRKTMGRAAANDVSSCIKQLLKEKDEVNMIFAAAPSQDDFLRHLVMDPSISWDRINAFHMDEYIGLDKDAPQAFGNFLKERIFGKVPFKSVHYIDGTTSDPEGECNRYGNKLNQYKVDIVCLGIGENGHIAFNDPPVADFNDPYPVKIVNLDHASRQQQVNDKCFKHLEEVPQKAFTLTIPSLLKADYLFCIVPTKLKAEAIRNTLKYPISETCPATILRTKNNAFLYLEKESASLIDL, from the coding sequence ATGTCATTTACAAAAACTAACACACCGCTCTCAACATTCATGAGAGAACAATTACAAGTGAATGTTTTTCAAGATAGAAAGACAATGGGCAGGGCTGCAGCGAACGATGTCTCATCTTGTATCAAACAGCTTTTGAAGGAGAAGGATGAAGTCAACATGATCTTTGCGGCTGCTCCTTCTCAGGATGATTTTTTGAGACATCTGGTTATGGACCCCTCCATTTCCTGGGATAGAATCAATGCATTCCACATGGATGAGTACATTGGTTTGGATAAAGATGCCCCTCAGGCGTTCGGCAATTTCCTGAAAGAACGCATCTTCGGTAAAGTTCCATTTAAAAGTGTGCATTACATTGATGGAACAACCTCAGATCCTGAAGGTGAATGCAATCGCTATGGCAATAAACTAAATCAGTATAAGGTAGACATTGTCTGCCTTGGAATCGGCGAAAACGGCCACATTGCTTTCAATGATCCTCCGGTGGCTGATTTCAATGATCCCTATCCGGTGAAAATCGTGAATCTGGATCATGCCAGCCGTCAGCAGCAGGTCAATGACAAGTGTTTCAAGCATCTCGAGGAGGTGCCTCAAAAAGCCTTTACACTTACGATTCCCTCTCTCCTGAAAGCTGATTATCTGTTTTGTATTGTGCCCACCAAATTGAAAGCGGAGGCAATCCGTAATACTTTGAAGTATCCCATCTCTGAAACATGCCCGGCCACCATCTTGAGAACAAAAAACAATGCATTCCTTTATCTGGAGAAGGAGAGTGCGTCGTTGATTGATCTGTGA
- the rimO gene encoding 30S ribosomal protein S12 methylthiotransferase RimO: MIKNKIDVVTLGCSKNLVDSERLMRQLVANGYTVTHDPENADGDIAIINTCGFIGDAKEESVNMILSFAEAKQRNKLKKLYVMGCLSERYREELAAEIPEVDRFYGKFEWNGVISDLGKSYYKELEYDRSLSTPPHYAYVKISEGCDRTCSYCSIPLITGKYKSRSIEEIEEEIRHLVKEGVKEFQFIAQDLTYYGLDRYRAMKLPELIERVADIPGAEWIRLHYAYPAHFPTDLLRVMRERENVCSYLDIALQHSSDKMLQLMRRNITRQETVDLIRRFREEVPGIHLRTTMMVGHPGETEEDYLDLLDFVQETRFERLGAFPYSHEEDTYNDKHYSDDVPAEVKQERMERLMELQEGIALTVNEAKVGKTMKVIIDREDPDYFVGRTEYDSPEVDGEVLIGKDKELAIGDFYQVKIDSALPFDLFGNVIE; encoded by the coding sequence ATGATCAAGAACAAGATAGATGTGGTCACGCTGGGTTGCTCCAAGAACCTGGTCGACTCGGAACGGCTGATGCGTCAGCTGGTGGCCAACGGCTACACCGTCACACACGATCCCGAGAACGCCGATGGTGACATCGCCATCATCAACACCTGCGGCTTTATCGGTGATGCCAAGGAGGAGTCGGTCAACATGATCCTCTCCTTTGCAGAAGCCAAACAACGCAACAAGCTGAAGAAGCTCTACGTGATGGGATGCCTTTCGGAGCGCTACCGCGAGGAGCTCGCGGCAGAAATACCGGAGGTGGACCGCTTCTATGGGAAGTTCGAATGGAATGGGGTGATCAGCGACCTGGGCAAGTCCTACTACAAGGAGCTGGAATATGACCGCTCTCTCTCCACACCGCCGCACTACGCCTACGTGAAGATCTCGGAGGGGTGCGACCGCACCTGCTCCTACTGCTCCATCCCCCTGATCACCGGAAAGTACAAGTCGCGTTCCATCGAGGAGATCGAGGAGGAGATCCGTCACCTGGTGAAAGAGGGGGTGAAGGAGTTCCAGTTCATCGCGCAGGACCTTACCTACTATGGTCTCGACCGTTACCGCGCCATGAAGCTGCCGGAGCTGATCGAGCGGGTGGCCGACATCCCCGGTGCGGAGTGGATACGTCTCCACTACGCCTACCCGGCCCACTTCCCCACAGATCTGCTACGCGTGATGCGGGAACGGGAGAATGTATGCAGTTACCTTGATATTGCCCTCCAGCACAGCAGCGACAAGATGCTGCAGCTCATGCGGCGCAACATCACCCGCCAGGAGACTGTCGACCTGATCAGGCGCTTCCGCGAAGAGGTGCCCGGCATCCACCTGCGCACCACCATGATGGTGGGTCACCCGGGTGAGACCGAGGAGGATTACCTCGATCTGCTCGACTTCGTGCAGGAGACACGCTTCGAGCGGCTGGGAGCGTTCCCCTATTCGCATGAGGAGGATACCTACAACGACAAGCATTACAGTGACGATGTGCCGGCCGAGGTGAAACAGGAACGGATGGAACGGCTCATGGAGCTGCAGGAGGGAATCGCCCTCACGGTGAATGAAGCCAAGGTAGGCAAAACAATGAAGGTGATCATCGACCGCGAAGATCCCGACTACTTTGTGGGCCGCACCGAGTATGACTCACCCGAAGTGGACGGGGAGGTACTGATTGGAAAGGATAAAGAGCTTGCAATCGGTGATTTCTACCAGGTGAAGATCGATTCGGCTTTGCCCTTCGACCTCTTCGGAAATGTAATTGAATAA
- a CDS encoding DNA-binding transcriptional regulator encodes MKRILLLVDYSSEFSRRILKGLIQYSKEHGPWIFYRLPDYYKTLYGKEGIIQWAKDWKADAVVARWDHEGTNLLESLGIPIVLQNYKERSPYFSNLTGDYIGTGTMAARFFIKRRFRNFAFYGNKDVVWSRERAEGFMREVKRVGGNYYYFESENLNGDQWSSALLRLDEWLLSLPKPIGLFACDDSFALQVSENCKINDIRIPQEISLLGVDNDELICNLSDPPISSIVLDVEKGGYEVGRLIDRLMNRERLEPFNVVIEPKRFELRRSTEKYNISNEYISKVVNYIEDHFTSEIKIEAFSEMVPFSRRNLEVKFKEEMGTSIYQFILNCRIEYFAHLLLTTNRTLFDLALESGFNDCKNISRIFKKIKGATPAEYRKKKS; translated from the coding sequence ATGAAAAGGATCCTGCTTTTGGTTGATTATTCAAGTGAGTTTAGCCGTCGCATACTCAAGGGGTTGATTCAGTATTCAAAGGAGCATGGACCTTGGATATTCTATCGTTTGCCAGATTATTATAAAACACTCTACGGAAAAGAGGGGATCATTCAATGGGCGAAAGATTGGAAGGCAGATGCCGTTGTAGCAAGATGGGACCATGAAGGAACCAATTTGCTGGAGAGTTTAGGAATACCTATAGTATTGCAAAATTACAAGGAACGAAGCCCTTACTTCTCCAACCTGACAGGTGATTATATTGGTACCGGTACGATGGCTGCCAGGTTTTTTATCAAGAGACGATTCAGAAATTTTGCCTTCTATGGAAACAAGGATGTCGTTTGGTCACGCGAAAGGGCTGAAGGTTTCATGCGTGAAGTGAAAAGGGTAGGAGGCAACTATTACTATTTTGAGAGTGAAAATCTGAATGGTGATCAGTGGAGTAGTGCGCTACTGAGACTCGACGAATGGCTGCTTTCGCTCCCCAAACCGATAGGTCTTTTTGCCTGCGACGACAGTTTTGCGCTCCAGGTTTCAGAGAATTGTAAGATCAATGACATCCGTATTCCTCAAGAGATATCGCTGTTGGGCGTTGACAACGACGAACTGATCTGCAATCTCTCAGATCCCCCCATCTCCTCCATCGTGCTCGATGTGGAGAAAGGAGGGTATGAAGTGGGTAGATTGATCGATCGATTAATGAACAGAGAGCGCCTTGAACCATTTAACGTTGTGATTGAACCCAAAAGATTTGAACTGAGAAGATCAACCGAAAAATACAATATTTCGAACGAGTATATATCAAAAGTGGTCAATTACATTGAAGACCATTTCACCTCCGAGATTAAAATTGAAGCGTTTTCTGAAATGGTGCCCTTTTCAAGACGAAACCTGGAGGTGAAATTCAAAGAGGAGATGGGTACCTCCATCTATCAGTTTATACTTAACTGCAGAATTGAATATTTTGCCCATTTGTTGTTAACTACCAATCGAACCCTGTTCGATCTGGCTTTAGAGTCCGGATTCAACGACTGCAAGAACATCTCCCGAATTTTCAAAAAAATAAAAGGAGCAACCCCTGCTGAATACCGCAAGAAAAAGAGTTGA
- the nagA gene encoding N-acetylglucosamine-6-phosphate deacetylase encodes MKNRLIIQNGKVIFPDKIVDNLTVVIENGIIADITDKGAFIPADTDVVIDATNKYLSSGFIDIHTHGGGGHDFMDGTVEAYLGAAETHAQFGTTALLPTTLTSTTEELFKTFKIYKEAVKRNNKGARFLGLHLEGPYFAYNQRGAQDPKYLRNPEPEEYNAIMAASDDIVRWSLAPELPGALQFAKVLREHNILTAVAHSDAIYEEVLDAYDAGFTLATHLYSGMSTITRRNAFRYAGVVEAAYLIDGMDVEIIADGVHLPKSLLQFVYKFKGPDRTALCTDSMRGAGMPDGESILGSLEKGQRVIIEDGVAKLPDRTAFAGSVATTDRLVRTMMQVAGVPLVEAVRMMTLTPARIMRLDQHKGSISKGKDADLVLFDENINVSHTIVEGNVIYKN; translated from the coding sequence ATGAAAAATCGATTGATCATCCAAAACGGGAAAGTGATTTTCCCGGACAAGATAGTAGATAACCTGACTGTTGTGATCGAAAATGGCATCATTGCCGATATCACGGACAAGGGGGCATTTATCCCTGCCGATACCGATGTGGTGATCGATGCAACCAACAAATATCTCTCATCCGGTTTTATCGATATCCACACCCATGGTGGGGGTGGGCATGATTTCATGGATGGCACGGTAGAGGCCTACCTGGGTGCTGCCGAGACGCATGCCCAGTTCGGTACGACGGCATTGCTGCCGACAACGCTAACCAGTACGACCGAAGAGCTCTTTAAGACATTTAAGATCTACAAGGAGGCGGTGAAGCGGAACAACAAGGGAGCCAGGTTTCTCGGGCTTCATCTCGAAGGCCCCTATTTTGCCTATAACCAGCGGGGAGCACAGGATCCCAAGTACCTGAGGAATCCGGAACCTGAGGAATACAACGCCATCATGGCTGCTTCAGACGATATCGTACGCTGGAGCCTGGCACCCGAGTTGCCGGGAGCGCTCCAATTCGCCAAAGTGCTCAGGGAGCACAATATCCTCACCGCCGTGGCGCACTCCGATGCCATCTACGAAGAGGTGCTCGATGCATACGACGCCGGCTTTACCCTTGCAACCCACCTCTACTCCGGCATGTCCACCATTACCCGCAGAAATGCTTTCCGCTATGCCGGCGTGGTGGAGGCAGCCTACCTGATCGATGGGATGGATGTGGAGATCATTGCCGATGGGGTGCATCTTCCCAAATCGTTGTTGCAGTTTGTATACAAGTTCAAGGGGCCCGACAGGACAGCGCTCTGCACCGACTCCATGCGGGGCGCCGGCATGCCCGACGGGGAGTCTATCCTGGGAAGCCTGGAGAAAGGACAGCGGGTGATCATCGAAGATGGGGTTGCCAAGTTGCCCGACCGGACTGCTTTCGCCGGGAGTGTCGCTACCACTGACCGTCTGGTAAGGACCATGATGCAGGTCGCCGGGGTGCCGCTGGTGGAAGCAGTGCGCATGATGACACTCACCCCGGCCCGCATCATGCGCCTGGATCAGCACAAGGGATCAATCTCCAAAGGGAAGGATGCCGATCTGGTACTGTTTGATGAGAATATTAATGTTTCACACACAATCGTAGAAGGAAATGTCATTTACAAAAACTAA